A DNA window from Pleurodeles waltl isolate 20211129_DDA chromosome 12, aPleWal1.hap1.20221129, whole genome shotgun sequence contains the following coding sequences:
- the NIT1 gene encoding deaminated glutathione amidase, producing the protein MTWLLIEKPAQILRKILHLGIREPLAKVVFDIPPNRIRSMSSTASPVKPLIAVCQMTSTSDKEQNFATCSQLIREAAHRGASMVFLPENFDYIGKSTEETLNLAETLQGNLMQRYSNLARESGMWLSLGGFHEKGSDWEKDKRIHNSHVIMDNKGSVVSVYHKAHLFDVELVGRVSLRETKFTIPGSEILPPVNSPVGKVGLAVCYDLRFPEMSLTLAQEGAELLTFPSAFTVTTGLAHWEVLLRARAIETQCYVVAAAQTGSHNERRASYGHAMVVDPWGSIIAQCQEGTGLCYAEIKLDYLHRIRQEMPVCNHRRLDLYGRKNCGIPHCSL; encoded by the exons AT GACCTGGCTGCTTATAGAGAAACCGGCACAGATTTTGCGCAAGATCCTTCATCTAGGAATACGGGAACCATTGGCAAAGGTTGTCTTTGACATACCTCCCAACAG GATCAGAAGCATGTCCAGCACAGCCAGTCCAGTCAAACCTCTTATAGCTGTGTGTCAGATGACTTCCACCTCTGACAAGGAACAGAATTTTGCCACCTGCTCACAACTGATCCGTGAAGCAGCACATAGAGGCGCCAGCATGGTTTTTCTGCCAGAGAactttgattacattggaaaaaGCACTGAAGAGACCCTCAACCTGGCTGAAACCTTACAAGGCAATCTCATGCAGAGATACTCTAACCTAGCCAG GGAGTCTGGAATGTGGTTATCTTTAGGAGGTTTTCATGAGAAAGGGAGTGACTGGGAAAAGGATAAAAGAATACACAACTCTCACGTCATTATGGACAACAAAG GATCGGTTGTGTCTGTATACCACAAGGCACACCTCTTTGATGTTGAGCTAGTTGGAAGAGTTTCCCTGAGAGAGACCAAATTCACCATCCCTGGCTCTGAAATTCTACCTCCTGTGAACTCACCTGTTGGGAAG GTTGGCCTAGCAGTTTGTTATGATCTACGTTTCCCAGAGATGTCCTTAACTCTGGCCCAAGAAGGAGCTGAGCTTCTCACATTCCCCTCAGCCTTTACTGTGACGACTGGGCTGGCACATTGGGAG GTACTGCTTCGAGCTCGAGCCATAGAGACTCAGTGCTATGTGGTGGCTGCCGCACAGACTGGTTCACATAACGAGCGCCGTGCCTCGTATGGTCATGCCATGGTGGTGGATCCATGGGGCAGTATCATCGCTCAGTGCCAAGAAGGAACTGGCCTTTGCTATGCCGAGATAAAGCTTGACTACCTCCACCGAATCCGCCAGGAAATGCCTGTATGCAACCATCGGAGACTTGACTTGTATG